From a region of the Parus major isolate Abel chromosome 6, Parus_major1.1, whole genome shotgun sequence genome:
- the LOC107206534 gene encoding pulmonary surfactant-associated protein A-like has protein sequence MMLSPQLHKILAVAFFLLPFCAQGTFAGFLPFKHFFGGGTNKQQIPDPVPVAGNENGDTVQLEHRISRLEGVLRLNKMITESGGKIFATNGKKANFDTTLEKCKEAGGSIATPRSPGENDAILYFVKYFNTYAYLGIKQSLIPGKFQLLNGAQPSYTNWYSNEPSGKGEEECVEMYTDGTWNDKKCNKNHLIVCQF, from the exons ATGATGCTGTCTCCACAGCTGCACAAAATCTTAGCAGtagcttttttcctgctcccattCTGTGCTCAAGGTACATTTGCaggatttcttcctttcaaGCATTTTTTTGGAGGTGGAACTAACAAACAACAAATACCAG ATCCAGTACCAGTGGCTGGTAATGAAAATGGGGACACCGTCCAACTAGAACATCGGATTTCCAGACTGGAAGGAG TCCTTCGCTTGAACAAGATGATAACAGAGtctggaggaaaaatatttgctaccAATGGGAAAAAAGCCAATTTTGATACTACACTGGAAAAATGTAAAGAGGCTGGAGGCTCTATTGCCACTCCAAGGAGCCCTGGAGAGAATGATGCCATTCTGTactttgtgaaatattttaacaccTACGCCTACCTTGGGATAAAGCAATCCCTTATTCCAGGCAAATTCCAGCTCCTGAATGGTGCTCAGCCAAGCTATACTAACTGGTATTCAAATGAACCTTCTGGCAAAGGGGAGGAGGAATGTGTGGAGATGTACACTGATGGCACTTGGAATGACAAAAAGTGCAACAAGAATCACCTTATTGTCTGCCAGTTTTAG